Proteins encoded by one window of Salicibibacter halophilus:
- a CDS encoding amidohydrolase, whose amino-acid sequence MTRPYVVTNVAIIDAVRMIPEGYIKVKDKQIVAVGEGNPPSEAGWERLDGRKKILMPGLVNTHGHTPMTLLRGISDDLPLERWLKEKIWPAEAALDDESATVGTALAIVEMIRSGTTCFADMYHLNRENAALLGEESGMKASLARGMIACGTKQEQREKLKTAIDYAKSCQTSASGRLRGAVFPHAPYTCPLDFLQDAKAKADGASLPLHIHIAETRKEVDEHEAKHGMPPVAHLLESGILTEGSLAVHAVHINDSEMTGLKQNGVHVSHNPQSNLKLGSGIAPLPELLHHRIPVSLGTDSAASNNTLDLFDEMRQAAMVHKGVAENANATNARTILEMATVNGANTLGFSNTGLLEEGYDADFILIDSDQAHIVPRINHGTLVYSASGRDVTDVFVEGRPLMRDRKLLTMDEEKIRHDAMETSALLAASR is encoded by the coding sequence ATGACACGCCCATACGTAGTAACGAATGTAGCGATCATTGATGCGGTACGGATGATCCCCGAAGGATACATCAAGGTGAAAGACAAACAGATTGTTGCTGTCGGGGAGGGAAACCCGCCTTCTGAAGCCGGCTGGGAGCGATTGGATGGCCGGAAGAAAATCCTTATGCCCGGGCTGGTCAACACCCACGGCCATACACCTATGACATTGCTTAGAGGGATCAGTGATGATTTGCCGCTAGAGCGTTGGTTAAAAGAAAAAATTTGGCCCGCTGAGGCTGCATTGGATGATGAAAGTGCAACTGTCGGAACAGCCCTCGCGATCGTTGAGATGATTCGCTCCGGCACGACTTGTTTTGCCGATATGTACCATCTTAATCGGGAAAACGCGGCGTTGTTGGGAGAGGAATCTGGCATGAAAGCTTCCCTCGCCCGCGGGATGATCGCTTGTGGCACAAAACAAGAGCAACGGGAAAAGCTTAAAACAGCCATTGATTACGCGAAATCATGCCAAACTTCCGCGAGCGGGCGCCTGCGGGGCGCTGTTTTCCCTCATGCCCCTTATACGTGCCCACTTGACTTTTTGCAAGACGCAAAAGCAAAAGCGGATGGAGCATCATTGCCTTTGCACATTCACATTGCCGAAACACGAAAGGAAGTGGATGAGCACGAAGCGAAGCACGGCATGCCGCCTGTCGCCCACCTTTTGGAATCGGGAATTCTGACGGAAGGTTCTCTCGCTGTACATGCCGTCCATATCAACGATTCGGAAATGACAGGCTTGAAACAAAACGGCGTTCACGTCTCCCATAATCCACAAAGCAATCTGAAATTAGGTTCAGGGATCGCGCCGTTGCCCGAACTGTTGCATCACCGTATTCCCGTTTCCCTCGGCACGGACAGTGCCGCTTCGAATAACACATTGGATCTGTTTGATGAAATGCGGCAAGCAGCGATGGTTCATAAGGGCGTGGCAGAAAACGCCAACGCGACAAACGCGCGAACAATTTTGGAAATGGCGACTGTGAACGGCGCAAACACACTGGGCTTTTCCAACACGGGGTTACTGGAAGAGGGTTATGACGCCGATTTTATTCTTATCGACAGCGACCAAGCACACATAGTCCCTCGGATCAATCACGGCACATTGGTTTATTCCGCTTCAGGGCGGGATGTAACGGACGTTTTCGTCGAAGGGCGGCCGCTTATGCGTGATCGCAAGCTTCTTACCATGGATGAGGAAAAAATTCGCCATGATGCTATGGAAACGTCAGCGTTGCTTGCTGCCTCCCGTTAA
- the mgsA gene encoding methylglyoxal synthase — MNIALIAHDRKKEDLVNFATAYRHIFADHSLFATGTTGKRISEATALSITRFLSGPMGGDQQLGALVAEGKLDLVLFFRDPLQAQPHEPDISALIRLCDVHDVPIATNMGTAEVLLAGLKNGAFDFRKKETYGSREE, encoded by the coding sequence ATGAATATTGCATTGATCGCCCATGACCGCAAAAAAGAGGATCTTGTGAATTTCGCAACTGCCTATCGGCATATATTTGCCGATCATTCCCTTTTTGCAACGGGAACGACCGGAAAACGTATTTCCGAAGCGACGGCTCTTTCCATCACCCGATTTTTATCCGGACCGATGGGAGGGGACCAACAATTAGGCGCGCTTGTCGCGGAAGGGAAGCTTGATTTGGTGCTGTTTTTTCGCGATCCTCTGCAGGCGCAGCCCCACGAACCTGATATTTCCGCGCTTATTCGCCTTTGTGACGTACACGATGTGCCGATAGCGACAAACATGGGGACGGCCGAAGTTCTATTGGCCGGCTTGAAAAACGGCGCATTCGATTTCCGCAAAAAGGAAACATATGGCAGCCGTGAGGAATAA
- a CDS encoding nucleotide pyrophosphohydrolase gives MNDSSMKEMQTEVDEYIGQFKEGYFSPLAMLARMSEEVGELAREVNHYYGEKPKKSTEDEREMEEELGDLLFVLICFANSLDIDLTESFTSVMHKFNNRDRNRWTSIQEGEELNNG, from the coding sequence ATGAACGATTCGTCGATGAAAGAAATGCAAACGGAAGTGGATGAATACATAGGCCAGTTCAAGGAAGGTTATTTCTCCCCGTTGGCCATGTTAGCACGTATGTCGGAAGAGGTTGGCGAACTGGCACGGGAGGTCAATCATTACTACGGAGAAAAACCGAAAAAGAGCACTGAAGATGAAAGGGAAATGGAAGAAGAACTCGGCGATCTTTTATTCGTTCTCATTTGTTTTGCCAACTCGCTTGATATCGATTTGACGGAGAGTTTTACAAGCGTCATGCATAAATTTAATAATAGGGATCGAAACCGGTGGACATCCATTCAAGAAGGAGAGGAGCTTAATAATGGCTAA
- the bshA gene encoding N-acetyl-alpha-D-glucosaminyl L-malate synthase BshA: protein MRTLKIGITCYPTVGGSGVVATELGKRLAEKGHEIHFITSSLPFRLERAYANIYFHEVEVNQYQIFRYPPYDLTLASKMAEVTEKHGLDLLHVHYAVPHAVSAALAKDMSGGDVKVMTTLHGTDITVLAHDPSLQNIIRYGINRSDKVTAVSRFLVNQTRDQLDISRHMEPIYNFVPPRISVPANQHALRRWYGIKDDEDVIVHMSNFRPVKRVEDVIQAFCLIRKEKASKLLLIGDGQERHSIEKLVEAKGLYDDVLFLGNQSRIYELVSLADVMLLLSEKESFGLTALEAMAVGVPVIGTNIGGLPEVISDGETGIICPVYDYQAAARAALSVLNDQAMHRRMADAARARAFSAFNSETIVANYENLYAEMLELHEHHEQKQ from the coding sequence ATGAGAACTTTAAAAATCGGGATCACATGTTATCCCACCGTTGGCGGTTCCGGTGTCGTAGCAACCGAACTTGGTAAACGCCTGGCGGAAAAGGGGCACGAGATCCATTTTATAACGTCCAGCTTACCTTTTCGATTGGAACGCGCTTATGCGAACATTTATTTTCATGAAGTAGAAGTGAACCAATATCAGATATTTCGCTATCCCCCGTATGATTTGACATTGGCCAGTAAAATGGCGGAGGTTACCGAAAAGCATGGATTGGATCTTTTGCATGTCCATTATGCCGTTCCTCATGCTGTTTCTGCTGCTCTTGCCAAAGATATGAGCGGCGGGGACGTAAAAGTGATGACGACGCTTCATGGGACGGATATTACCGTGCTTGCCCATGATCCGTCCTTACAGAATATTATCCGTTATGGCATTAACCGCTCGGATAAGGTTACGGCCGTGTCCCGTTTTCTCGTTAACCAAACGAGGGATCAACTGGACATTTCAAGGCATATGGAACCGATTTATAATTTTGTTCCGCCCCGCATTTCCGTGCCTGCCAATCAACATGCATTACGCCGATGGTACGGGATCAAGGACGATGAAGACGTGATCGTACATATGTCTAATTTTCGTCCTGTTAAAAGGGTGGAAGATGTCATTCAGGCCTTTTGCCTCATCCGAAAAGAAAAAGCCAGCAAGCTGCTTCTGATTGGTGATGGCCAGGAACGGCATTCGATTGAAAAACTTGTCGAAGCGAAAGGCCTCTATGACGATGTCTTATTTCTAGGCAATCAGAGCCGAATTTATGAATTGGTATCCCTTGCCGATGTTATGCTTTTGCTTTCGGAAAAGGAAAGTTTCGGACTCACGGCATTGGAAGCAATGGCAGTGGGTGTGCCGGTTATCGGCACAAATATCGGAGGCCTCCCCGAGGTGATCAGTGACGGGGAAACAGGGATTATTTGCCCGGTTTACGATTATCAAGCTGCCGCAAGAGCAGCGCTCTCGGTTCTTAATGATCAAGCGATGCATCGTCGCATGGCTGATGCCGCGAGGGCACGCGCGTTCTCGGCATTTAACAGTGAGACGATCGTCGCTAATTATGAAAACCTTTACGCAGAAATGCTGGAGTTGCATGAACACCATGAACAAAAGCAATGA
- the dinG gene encoding ATP-dependent DNA helicase DinG, with translation MTIDNSNKFVVIDVETTGNRPQDGDRMIEIGLAVVRADGITNRFSSFVSCDREIPAFVSRLTGITKDDLLDAPSFSELAPDILSDLDGACLVAHHIDFDLQFLNNELARAGYDAFQGPMLDTVEMARMLYPTLDGYRLTSLADHFSLAHKNPHRAGSDAEVTGELLLLMLQKLHALPHVTLQQLEACTTDMFSGLHLCVYEAMKTARTRHYKNDSTYDIYQAFALKKQKEARMDPKAPIAFNAEHFFGMDGALASVSASFEHRGGQVEMADNVHACFSAGKHLIVEAATGTGKTLAYLYPAIFKSREKNAPVVIATETVALQQQIKDRDVPLLEKGLGLPMEATVLKGRGHYLCLQKFALFLEEIRGARQASYDEHLSAAQLLIWLTETETGDVEELNLPNGGYALWEELKSDQESCTRSNCTYFSRCYYPRAKNNARQADIIITNHALLFTDHFHGTRTLPAYEYLIVDEAHHLEEAAGRHLGASISYQHFMRLHNQFGVQEHAGLFANISVFIDTHPTAVSADWLNERKQELHSLHHEWNQLFTALQTAIVQKDKRKWKKSEVYIPEEVVDTHVFDVWKRVEASGRDVIRAWRSFVHAVKKEALTPPEETLLQKLDTLCNDLEEAQTILASLLTSEEKNQVYWAESDANQRPDRLRLYRRPINISEQLAEDFFTNAKSIVLTSATLTVKESFQYTIDQLGLTDARPECLQLPSPFQYEKQAQLLVPEDFPEIRLDGEERFTEAVAQFLRALTFRVNGRMLVLFTSHQMVKGVAKLMKPHMQDLNYSLFAQGVSGDNRSKLVKQFRSHERSMLMGTTTFWEGIDLPGEDVRALVIVRLPFAPPDDPVYMAKSKQIEANGGSAFSRLALPRAVLRFKQGFGRLIRTKRDRGLVFVLDKRLIQARYGKVFLRSLPTVPSLFAPSEELLARAEEFYRQGDDIR, from the coding sequence ATGACCATAGATAATTCTAATAAATTTGTCGTGATCGACGTGGAAACAACAGGGAATCGTCCACAGGACGGAGATCGGATGATCGAAATCGGCCTGGCCGTCGTGCGCGCCGATGGCATCACGAATAGGTTCTCTTCTTTTGTCTCCTGTGATCGGGAAATTCCCGCATTTGTGAGTCGGCTTACAGGCATCACAAAGGATGATCTCCTTGACGCTCCGTCATTTTCGGAGTTGGCGCCCGATATTTTAAGCGATTTGGATGGCGCTTGTCTGGTTGCCCATCATATTGATTTTGATTTACAATTTTTGAATAATGAGCTCGCCCGCGCAGGATATGATGCGTTTCAAGGTCCGATGTTGGATACGGTGGAAATGGCGCGCATGCTTTATCCCACCCTTGACGGATACCGGTTAACATCATTAGCGGACCACTTCAGCTTAGCGCACAAGAATCCCCATCGCGCCGGAAGTGATGCCGAAGTTACGGGCGAACTTTTGCTCCTGATGCTGCAAAAACTTCATGCATTGCCGCATGTTACGTTGCAACAGCTGGAAGCCTGCACTACCGATATGTTCAGCGGTTTGCATTTATGCGTGTACGAGGCGATGAAAACAGCGAGAACCCGACATTACAAAAATGACAGCACTTATGATATTTATCAAGCGTTTGCCTTGAAAAAACAAAAAGAGGCTCGAATGGACCCTAAAGCGCCAATCGCATTTAATGCCGAGCATTTTTTCGGGATGGACGGTGCGCTTGCAAGTGTTTCCGCTTCTTTTGAACATCGCGGCGGCCAAGTGGAGATGGCCGATAACGTCCATGCTTGTTTTTCCGCAGGAAAGCACCTTATCGTTGAGGCGGCAACCGGTACCGGGAAAACCCTTGCTTACTTGTATCCTGCCATTTTCAAAAGCAGGGAGAAAAATGCCCCGGTCGTCATTGCGACGGAAACCGTTGCTTTGCAACAACAAATTAAAGATCGGGATGTGCCCTTATTGGAAAAAGGATTGGGGCTGCCGATGGAAGCGACAGTACTAAAGGGGCGCGGCCATTATTTATGCTTGCAAAAATTTGCACTTTTTTTGGAAGAGATCAGAGGGGCAAGACAAGCATCTTACGACGAGCATCTAAGTGCCGCTCAACTTCTGATTTGGCTGACAGAGACGGAAACAGGGGACGTGGAGGAGCTTAATTTGCCTAACGGGGGATATGCCTTGTGGGAGGAATTAAAAAGTGACCAGGAGTCTTGCACACGTTCGAATTGCACTTATTTTTCCCGTTGTTATTATCCGCGGGCAAAGAATAACGCCAGGCAGGCCGACATCATTATTACGAATCATGCCCTTTTGTTCACCGATCATTTTCACGGTACGCGCACTCTCCCAGCCTATGAGTATTTAATCGTAGATGAAGCCCATCATTTGGAAGAAGCTGCCGGCCGTCACTTGGGAGCCAGCATAAGTTACCAACACTTCATGCGTTTGCATAATCAGTTTGGCGTACAAGAACACGCAGGATTATTCGCCAATATTTCCGTGTTCATTGATACCCATCCAACCGCGGTTTCTGCCGATTGGTTGAACGAGCGAAAACAGGAGCTGCATTCATTGCATCATGAATGGAATCAATTGTTTACTGCCTTGCAAACGGCAATTGTACAAAAAGACAAACGCAAATGGAAAAAAAGTGAAGTATATATCCCAGAAGAAGTGGTCGATACCCATGTCTTTGATGTATGGAAGCGGGTGGAGGCAAGCGGAAGGGATGTCATCCGTGCCTGGCGATCCTTCGTCCATGCCGTGAAAAAAGAGGCACTCACACCCCCGGAAGAAACGTTGCTGCAAAAATTAGACACCCTCTGCAACGATTTGGAAGAGGCGCAAACGATACTGGCATCATTGCTAACATCCGAAGAAAAAAATCAAGTGTATTGGGCAGAAAGCGATGCCAATCAACGGCCGGACCGTTTACGGTTGTATCGCAGGCCGATTAATATCAGCGAGCAACTCGCCGAGGATTTTTTCACTAACGCGAAAAGCATTGTTCTCACTTCGGCGACGCTTACTGTGAAGGAGTCTTTTCAATATACGATCGACCAACTCGGATTAACGGACGCGCGACCGGAATGTTTGCAACTTCCTTCTCCTTTTCAGTATGAGAAGCAAGCGCAGTTGCTTGTCCCGGAGGATTTTCCGGAGATCCGTTTGGATGGAGAAGAACGTTTCACGGAAGCAGTGGCTCAATTTCTTCGCGCTCTCACGTTTCGTGTCAATGGCCGGATGCTCGTCCTGTTTACTTCCCATCAAATGGTGAAGGGCGTAGCCAAGCTGATGAAACCGCATATGCAGGATTTGAATTATTCCCTTTTTGCACAAGGAGTGAGTGGGGATAACCGTTCCAAACTTGTGAAGCAGTTCCGCAGCCATGAGCGATCGATGTTGATGGGGACAACGACGTTCTGGGAAGGCATCGATTTGCCGGGGGAAGACGTACGGGCGCTTGTGATCGTGCGATTGCCTTTTGCACCGCCGGATGATCCGGTATACATGGCGAAATCAAAACAAATCGAAGCGAACGGGGGCAGTGCATTTAGCCGGCTTGCTTTGCCGCGGGCGGTCCTCCGTTTTAAACAGGGGTTTGGGCGTTTGATTCGCACCAAAAGGGACCGCGGCCTTGTCTTTGTTTTAGACAAGCGCCTGATTCAGGCCCGTTATGGGAAGGTGTTTTTGCGTTCTTTGCCGACCGTGCCGAGTTTGTTCGCACCTTCGGAAGAACTGCTCGCGCGTGCCGAGGAATTTTATCGCCAGGGGGACGACATCAGATGA
- a CDS encoding zinc metallopeptidase, whose protein sequence is MTLLIYFALILIIPIYAQMRVKSTYNKYSQVSNSTGMSGAQVATKIMQDNGVYDVNVEPVKGKLTDHYDPRSKTVRLSEDNYYGTSLAGTAVAAHEVGHVIQDAEDYSFMRLRSSLVPVASFGSNAAIFLIIGGMLLQFSGLMLVGIFAMAAAVLFQLVTLPVEFNASSRAMTQLVSSGVIRNDEEKESKKVLNAAALTYVAGALVAVLELVRFILMYVMMNND, encoded by the coding sequence TGATTTATTTTGCCCTGATTTTGATTATCCCTATTTATGCGCAAATGCGTGTGAAGTCCACGTACAACAAATATTCGCAAGTAAGTAACAGTACGGGGATGTCGGGCGCACAAGTTGCGACGAAAATTATGCAGGATAACGGGGTTTATGATGTAAACGTCGAACCGGTAAAAGGGAAATTGACCGACCATTATGACCCTCGTTCCAAAACGGTACGGCTGTCGGAAGATAACTATTATGGAACATCCTTGGCCGGAACGGCGGTGGCTGCCCACGAAGTCGGGCACGTTATTCAGGATGCGGAAGACTACAGTTTTATGCGCCTTCGCTCCTCGCTCGTTCCCGTAGCGAGTTTCGGCTCGAACGCGGCAATCTTTCTCATCATTGGCGGGATGCTTCTGCAGTTCAGCGGTTTAATGCTCGTTGGGATTTTCGCGATGGCCGCGGCTGTTTTGTTCCAGCTCGTTACTTTGCCGGTGGAATTTAACGCCAGCAGCAGGGCGATGACACAGTTGGTTTCCAGTGGCGTCATACGCAATGATGAAGAAAAAGAATCCAAAAAGGTATTGAACGCCGCTGCCCTTACGTATGTGGCGGGCGCACTCGTTGCCGTATTGGAACTTGTCCGCTTCATCTTAATGTATGTCATGATGAACAACGACTAA
- a CDS encoding biotin--[acetyl-CoA-carboxylase] ligase has product MKHNLLQVLTEMKDAYVSGQQLSDRLGVSRTAVWKHMENLREEGYVIEAVPRKGYQLKERPEALSQAEIKAGLPTKSIGQTTLFKPKVTSTQTLAKEAYREGTAHGTAVVASEQTGGKGRMERPWQSPEQTSISVSIVVKPDISLREAPQLTLVTAVAVAETLQQTTQLPVQIKWPNDIYINDRKVSGILTEMQAEADKMQMMIVGIGLNINQKQTHFHEDLQEKATSLYAESGKEWPRAQILQALFISFEKWYDAWIENGFADIREAWESYAALYTQPVKAMQGNQTVVGHMLGINREGVLQLKDQDGKIHLIYSGDLE; this is encoded by the coding sequence ATGAAACATAATCTGTTACAAGTGTTAACGGAAATGAAGGATGCGTATGTTTCCGGGCAGCAATTAAGCGACCGTTTGGGCGTTAGTCGAACTGCAGTATGGAAGCATATGGAGAATTTGCGCGAAGAAGGTTATGTCATTGAAGCCGTTCCCCGTAAAGGCTATCAATTGAAAGAACGTCCGGAAGCATTAAGCCAAGCTGAAATCAAAGCCGGTTTACCGACAAAAAGCATAGGACAGACAACCTTATTTAAACCAAAAGTAACCTCTACCCAGACGCTTGCCAAAGAAGCATACCGGGAAGGGACCGCCCATGGAACGGCGGTCGTTGCCAGTGAACAAACAGGGGGAAAGGGAAGGATGGAACGGCCGTGGCAATCCCCGGAGCAGACAAGCATCAGTGTATCCATTGTTGTCAAACCGGACATTTCGCTCCGAGAAGCACCGCAGTTAACATTAGTGACAGCGGTTGCTGTAGCCGAAACATTGCAACAGACGACTCAACTTCCCGTGCAAATCAAATGGCCAAATGACATTTATATTAATGACCGAAAAGTTTCGGGCATTTTGACGGAAATGCAGGCGGAAGCGGACAAAATGCAAATGATGATCGTCGGGATCGGATTAAATATTAATCAAAAACAAACCCACTTCCACGAAGATCTCCAGGAAAAAGCAACGTCATTATACGCGGAAAGCGGGAAAGAATGGCCACGGGCACAAATCTTGCAAGCCCTGTTTATTTCATTTGAAAAATGGTATGACGCTTGGATTGAAAACGGATTTGCTGACATTCGCGAGGCGTGGGAATCTTATGCGGCCCTTTATACGCAGCCGGTCAAGGCCATGCAGGGCAACCAAACCGTTGTCGGGCATATGTTAGGCATCAACCGTGAAGGCGTCTTGCAATTAAAAGATCAAGACGGAAAGATCCATTTGATTTATAGCGGCGATTTGGAATAA
- a CDS encoding YitT family protein: MANVLQHGKRITLVLLGTALMSFGLVYFNMENNLADGGFTGITLILFFIFTIDPAISNIVLNIPMFFIGYRVLGRALFIYTLIGTFGLSFFLWLFQAYRVVDVPLQDDLTLAALFSGVFIGAGLGIVFRYGGTTGGADIIAKLMFKYFGVSFGRTLFIVDALVIASSLVYLNYREAMYTLVAVFVASRVVDFIQQGAYSGKAAFIISENSAAIADAILLEMDRGATLLSGRGSFTGTNKEILYCVVSRHEINRLKTIIDKVDPLAFVSISNVQDVAGEGFTFDDEQKPLQ, from the coding sequence TTGGCAAACGTTCTGCAACACGGCAAACGCATCACTCTGGTGCTGCTCGGGACCGCGCTCATGTCGTTCGGACTCGTTTATTTTAACATGGAAAACAATCTTGCCGACGGAGGATTTACGGGTATTACCCTTATCCTGTTTTTTATTTTCACGATTGACCCCGCGATTTCCAACATCGTGCTTAATATCCCGATGTTTTTTATTGGGTATCGCGTCCTTGGGCGAGCCCTTTTTATTTACACCTTGATCGGAACATTTGGGCTTTCTTTTTTTCTTTGGTTATTTCAAGCCTACCGGGTTGTTGATGTTCCTCTTCAGGATGACCTTACCCTTGCCGCGCTCTTCTCCGGCGTTTTTATCGGGGCAGGGTTGGGAATTGTTTTCCGATATGGAGGCACGACCGGCGGTGCCGACATTATCGCCAAACTTATGTTTAAATATTTTGGTGTAAGCTTTGGCCGAACGCTATTCATCGTTGACGCTCTCGTCATTGCCTCCTCGCTCGTCTATTTAAATTACCGGGAGGCAATGTATACGCTCGTTGCCGTATTTGTTGCGTCCAGGGTTGTCGATTTCATCCAGCAAGGTGCCTATTCAGGGAAAGCTGCCTTTATTATATCAGAAAACAGCGCGGCCATTGCAGATGCAATCTTGCTCGAAATGGACCGGGGAGCAACCCTTCTCAGCGGACGCGGTTCTTTTACCGGCACGAATAAGGAAATTCTTTATTGTGTCGTCAGCCGCCATGAAATCAATCGGTTAAAAACAATTATTGATAAAGTCGACCCTTTAGCGTTCGTATCCATCTCCAACGTTCAGGATGTTGCCGGAGAAGGATTTACATTCGATGATGAACAAAAACCGTTGCAATAA
- the dapB gene encoding 4-hydroxy-tetrahydrodipicolinate reductase — protein MANRDIRIILAGPRGKMGASARNLIANTAHFSLVACLDHKPATETHFSEGEVPVYTDAAHCFSEVEADVLIDLTTPRAAKNHLETALDHHLRPVVGTTGFTDDEIEQLREKAETKSLGAMIVPNFAIGAVLMMKFSQMAARFFDDVEIIERHHDRKLDAPSGTALKTANLISGVRAEKKQGHPDESETLEGARGGQVEGIPIHSVRLPGLVAHQEVVFGGSGQTLMIRHDSIDRGSFMPGVKLAVETVMTTKTLVYGLEQIIE, from the coding sequence ATGGCTAATCGTGACATTCGCATTATTTTGGCGGGTCCCCGCGGGAAAATGGGCGCGTCGGCCCGGAATTTGATTGCCAATACCGCACATTTTTCACTTGTTGCTTGTTTAGACCATAAACCGGCTACAGAGACACATTTTTCAGAGGGAGAGGTTCCGGTTTATACGGATGCCGCCCATTGCTTTTCCGAGGTGGAAGCGGATGTATTGATTGACCTAACCACCCCGCGAGCGGCAAAAAATCATTTGGAAACCGCGCTCGACCACCATCTCCGCCCGGTCGTTGGAACGACAGGTTTTACGGATGATGAAATTGAGCAGTTAAGGGAAAAAGCGGAAACGAAATCTTTGGGCGCCATGATCGTCCCGAATTTTGCAATTGGCGCTGTTTTAATGATGAAGTTTTCGCAAATGGCTGCCCGTTTTTTCGATGATGTAGAAATTATCGAGCGACATCACGACCGTAAACTTGATGCCCCATCGGGCACAGCTTTAAAAACGGCGAACCTCATTTCCGGCGTTCGTGCTGAAAAGAAACAAGGGCACCCGGATGAAAGTGAAACCCTTGAAGGTGCACGGGGCGGACAGGTCGAAGGAATACCGATTCACAGTGTCCGCTTGCCGGGGCTTGTGGCTCATCAGGAAGTTGTTTTCGGCGGCAGTGGACAAACGTTAATGATCAGGCACGATTCTATCGACCGCGGTTCGTTTATGCCGGGTGTGAAACTGGCAGTGGAAACGGTAATGACTACTAAAACGCTCGTTTACGGGCTCGAGCAGATCATCGAGTGA
- the panC gene encoding pantoate--beta-alanine ligase: protein MLICRTKQEWLDGRARMEGYGSIALVPTMGALHQGHLQLAEQANADHDQVVMTVFVNPLQFGEGEDFEHYPRQEEKDIEKAKAAGVDVLWLPAVEDIYAREPAVTVKVGQMSERLCGRHRSGHFDGMATVVMKFLQLVRPHAAYFGKKDGQQLAILTRMCEDLHLDVEVVGGETVREEDGLALSSRNVFLRDDERKEAPLLYKTLQEGYERIRHQNENPLNVEHETFAKLSERITASIDYVELWTYPGLEPLHENNTDEQLILAAAVRYSQARFIDNVIFKRP, encoded by the coding sequence ATGCTTATTTGCCGAACGAAACAAGAATGGTTGGACGGTCGTGCGCGAATGGAGGGTTACGGCTCCATTGCCCTCGTTCCGACAATGGGGGCGTTGCATCAAGGGCATCTGCAATTGGCGGAGCAAGCAAACGCCGATCATGATCAAGTGGTCATGACGGTTTTCGTTAACCCCTTACAGTTCGGGGAAGGGGAGGATTTTGAACATTATCCGCGACAGGAAGAAAAGGATATTGAAAAAGCTAAGGCAGCAGGAGTCGACGTCCTTTGGCTGCCGGCAGTGGAAGATATTTATGCCCGTGAGCCGGCCGTAACCGTTAAGGTAGGCCAAATGAGCGAACGGCTTTGCGGCCGTCATCGCTCCGGTCATTTTGACGGCATGGCAACCGTAGTGATGAAATTTTTGCAACTGGTTCGGCCGCACGCTGCTTATTTTGGAAAAAAAGACGGCCAGCAGCTCGCGATTTTAACGCGAATGTGTGAGGATTTACACTTGGACGTTGAAGTTGTGGGCGGTGAAACGGTTCGAGAAGAAGATGGCTTGGCGCTTTCCTCGCGGAACGTATTTTTACGCGATGATGAACGAAAGGAAGCACCGCTTTTATATAAAACCCTACAAGAAGGCTATGAAAGGATCCGCCACCAGAACGAAAACCCGCTGAATGTTGAGCATGAGACTTTTGCCAAACTCTCGGAACGTATCACTGCTTCCATCGATTATGTGGAGCTTTGGACATACCCGGGCCTGGAACCGTTGCACGAAAATAATACTGATGAACAGCTTATTCTCGCCGCTGCCGTTCGATATTCGCAGGCGCGTTTTATTGACAATGTTATTTTTAAGCGGCCGTAA